The proteins below are encoded in one region of Aquisphaera giovannonii:
- a CDS encoding glycosyltransferase family 2 protein, giving the protein MDQIQQAEIVVFWTGFGLVLFSYAVYPVAIWWLARAFARYESHPDVSSDQLPSLSILIVAHNEEEVIKDRVSNALATDYPTDRSEVVVALDGCTDGTLSILQGFRSDRLRVLSFETRQGKSETLNHAFESLSGEIVVLSDANTEFDPGAARRLARWFADPEVGIVCGRLVLSDPMTGRNVDSLYWKYETFLKRCEGSLGALLGANGAIYAIRRKLFSPIPGSTLIDDFVVPLLAKLRSGCRIVYEPTAVAYEETPAEVASEFRRRARIGAGGFQSIAILWRLLDPRRGWVAFSFLGHKVLRWLCPFFLLGMLASNLFLLGSPTYRLALGLQCAFYGLSVLVAYLPRSWTFARPWRLTTMFTMMNAALFVGFWRWLLGTNRGTWARTSRSPRPHAIDANREFFRSTQWR; this is encoded by the coding sequence ATGGACCAAATTCAGCAGGCGGAGATCGTGGTGTTCTGGACCGGTTTCGGCTTGGTGCTTTTCTCTTACGCCGTCTATCCCGTTGCCATCTGGTGGCTCGCGAGGGCGTTTGCGAGGTATGAGAGCCATCCCGACGTCTCGAGCGACCAGCTCCCTTCGCTCTCGATCCTGATCGTCGCGCATAACGAGGAGGAGGTGATCAAGGACCGGGTGAGCAACGCCCTGGCGACGGACTATCCGACCGACCGATCTGAGGTCGTCGTCGCCCTCGACGGGTGCACTGACGGAACGCTGTCCATCCTCCAAGGGTTCCGGTCGGATCGGCTCAGGGTCCTTAGCTTTGAAACGCGTCAGGGCAAGTCCGAGACACTCAACCACGCGTTCGAGTCGCTGAGCGGGGAGATCGTGGTCCTCTCGGATGCGAACACGGAATTCGATCCGGGCGCGGCGCGGCGGCTAGCACGCTGGTTCGCCGATCCCGAGGTAGGCATCGTCTGCGGTCGGTTGGTGCTGAGTGATCCAATGACCGGGAGGAATGTCGATAGCCTGTACTGGAAGTACGAGACTTTCTTGAAGCGATGCGAGGGAAGTCTGGGCGCGCTGCTGGGGGCCAACGGGGCCATCTATGCGATCCGCAGAAAGCTCTTCAGCCCGATCCCCGGCTCAACGCTGATCGACGACTTCGTCGTCCCGCTGCTGGCGAAGCTTCGATCGGGATGCCGGATCGTGTACGAGCCGACGGCGGTGGCCTATGAGGAGACGCCCGCGGAGGTCGCTTCGGAATTCCGCCGCAGGGCGAGGATCGGTGCGGGGGGCTTCCAAAGCATTGCCATCCTGTGGCGCCTGCTCGATCCCCGTCGCGGCTGGGTCGCCTTTTCCTTCCTCGGACACAAAGTCCTTCGCTGGCTCTGCCCGTTCTTCCTTTTGGGGATGTTGGCGAGCAATCTCTTCCTGCTCGGCTCGCCGACCTACCGCCTCGCCTTGGGGCTTCAATGTGCCTTCTACGGGCTCTCCGTGCTGGTCGCCTACCTGCCTCGCTCGTGGACCTTCGCGAGGCCGTGGCGACTTACGACGATGTTCACCATGATGAACGCCGCCCTCTTCGTGGGATTCTGGCGATGGCTCTTGGGGACGAATCGCGGGACATGGGCCCGTACCAGCCGGTCGCCGAGGCCACATGCCATCGATGCCAATCGCGAGTTCTTCCGTTCCACCCAGTGGCGATAG
- a CDS encoding DUF362 domain-containing protein, giving the protein MKSTVLLRRADRTNPSPAVRELMTGCRWEELVPDQASVVIKPNLCTERPEQIHTANTSLAVLRAVCEVLLERTSRITIVESDGARYPAEAAFENNGVYALASELGLEVKNLSKDELVEMPDPRLAGFGFSRTWLDADAFLTLPVLKTHATTVFTGALKNQWGCIPRFDRILLHKNLHELIGTVNAIRPVTLAIMDGLVGMQGRGPINGYPINLNVLLASRDPVALDATAMRLIGLEPAKSRHVLHAEHMGLGVQDPANVEIDGPFAECRTRAEPAAEDWAIRLMNQVARSPFLTKNLLLNDGIFYPVRRMVTVARRVAGWGHPRSALR; this is encoded by the coding sequence ATGAAGAGCACTGTCCTGTTGCGCCGGGCCGACCGAACGAATCCCAGCCCGGCCGTGCGCGAGTTGATGACCGGGTGCCGCTGGGAGGAATTGGTCCCCGATCAGGCATCGGTGGTCATCAAGCCGAACCTGTGCACAGAACGTCCGGAGCAGATTCACACAGCCAACACGTCGCTCGCCGTCCTCCGGGCTGTCTGCGAGGTGCTGCTGGAGCGGACGTCACGGATCACGATCGTCGAGTCCGACGGGGCGCGATACCCCGCGGAGGCGGCCTTCGAGAACAACGGCGTCTATGCGCTCGCGTCCGAGTTAGGGCTGGAGGTCAAGAACCTCTCCAAGGACGAGCTTGTCGAGATGCCGGACCCTCGCCTCGCGGGCTTCGGCTTCTCCCGAACCTGGCTCGATGCCGACGCGTTCCTGACCCTCCCCGTGCTCAAGACGCACGCCACCACGGTCTTCACCGGAGCCCTTAAGAACCAGTGGGGGTGCATTCCTCGCTTCGACCGGATCCTCCTGCACAAAAATCTCCACGAATTGATCGGAACGGTGAACGCGATCCGACCGGTTACACTGGCCATTATGGATGGCCTCGTGGGAATGCAGGGTCGAGGCCCCATCAACGGGTATCCCATCAATCTGAATGTCCTGTTGGCGAGCCGCGATCCCGTGGCCTTAGATGCAACGGCCATGCGGCTCATCGGGCTCGAGCCGGCCAAGAGTCGGCACGTTTTGCATGCCGAGCATATGGGCCTGGGTGTTCAGGACCCGGCTAACGTCGAGATCGACGGCCCGTTCGCGGAGTGCCGAACCAGAGCCGAGCCAGCGGCCGAGGACTGGGCGATCCGGCTGATGAATCAGGTGGCCCGCTCTCCCTTCCTGACCAAAAACCTGCTGCTCAACGACGGCATTTTCTACCCCGTACGCAGGATGGTGACTGTAGCCCGTCGCGTGGCTGGCTGGGGACATCCCCGATCGGCCCTACGCTGA
- a CDS encoding glycosyltransferase, with protein sequence MNTLESPPSIASERRAEAVDEAEQVFLYFGNDWFAENRTSSHHIAEWLARRHRVYYIECPGLRAPKGTGRDLKKIWAKLWRFALGARTVSANLKVRTLFQVPLHRFAIIRHFNRFFVTATLRWLTWREGIRRPIAWFMIPHLAGVLGRLQEEMSVYYCIDDYAALPDVDAAAVQAMDEEMTRRADLVFVASDTLLEPKRRLNAETRLSPHGVDVAHFARALDDATAAPAELAGYRRPLIGFFGLIERWIDLDLIDYLAGLRPDWSFLLIGRLAVPADRVQRRPNVHFLGKRPYADLPSYGRQFDAAIIPYRLTRQVLHANPIKLREYLAMGKPIVSVRTPEIEKYADVVEIADTAEEFLAKLDVVLGRPESEADVRCRTARVAAESWDARLNMVLEVVRSHLPSSHASIEPSTELRTP encoded by the coding sequence ATGAACACACTCGAGAGCCCGCCGTCGATCGCGTCGGAGCGTCGAGCCGAGGCGGTCGACGAGGCAGAGCAGGTCTTCCTTTACTTCGGGAACGATTGGTTCGCGGAGAACCGGACCTCGAGCCACCACATCGCCGAGTGGCTCGCTCGCAGGCATCGGGTCTACTACATCGAATGCCCGGGACTGCGGGCTCCGAAGGGCACAGGGCGGGATCTCAAGAAGATTTGGGCCAAGCTGTGGCGATTTGCCCTTGGGGCGCGAACGGTATCGGCCAACCTGAAGGTGCGCACGCTTTTCCAGGTTCCCCTTCACCGATTCGCCATCATCCGCCACTTTAACAGGTTCTTCGTCACGGCGACACTACGCTGGCTCACGTGGCGAGAAGGGATCCGTCGGCCGATCGCGTGGTTCATGATCCCGCACCTCGCGGGCGTCCTGGGAAGGCTGCAGGAGGAGATGTCGGTATACTATTGCATCGACGACTACGCGGCGCTGCCGGACGTCGACGCCGCCGCAGTCCAAGCGATGGACGAGGAGATGACGCGGCGTGCGGACCTGGTTTTCGTCGCCTCCGACACTCTCCTCGAGCCCAAACGGCGGCTGAACGCCGAGACGCGCCTCTCCCCCCACGGCGTGGACGTGGCCCATTTCGCCCGAGCCCTGGACGATGCGACCGCTGCCCCGGCCGAACTCGCCGGATACCGTCGTCCGCTGATCGGGTTTTTTGGGCTCATCGAGCGGTGGATCGATCTCGATCTTATCGATTACCTCGCCGGACTACGGCCCGACTGGTCGTTCTTGCTGATCGGCCGCCTCGCGGTTCCGGCTGATCGTGTGCAGCGGCGCCCCAACGTGCATTTCCTGGGCAAGCGACCCTATGCGGACCTACCCTCGTATGGCAGGCAGTTCGACGCGGCAATCATCCCCTACCGCCTGACCAGGCAGGTCCTCCACGCGAACCCGATCAAGCTGAGGGAGTACCTTGCAATGGGCAAGCCCATCGTCTCGGTCAGGACGCCGGAGATCGAGAAGTACGCCGACGTCGTGGAGATTGCGGACACCGCCGAGGAGTTCCTGGCCAAGCTTGACGTGGTTCTCGGACGCCCGGAGTCCGAGGCGGACGTGCGGTGTCGGACGGCCCGCGTCGCCGCCGAGAGCTGGGACGCCCGGCTGAACATGGTCCTCGAGGTCGTCCGGAGTCACCTGCCAAGTTCTCATGCGTCTATCGAGCCATCCACGGAGCTCCGTACGCCTTGA
- a CDS encoding polysaccharide deacetylase family protein: MKAWTLKKQAPCPSLLRRMAKEVTAAALPRSLFMTRGPRGSRGVCLTFDDGPDPEITPRLLDILAEERVHATFFLIGESAERHPGIVRRIASEGHVVGNHTYEHKDCRSSTGHKFLESAVRARAILRELSGQPVELFRPPHGRLSVASLLGLWRIGQRIVLWNVDSKDYLITDPAEIRQSLAERSRRGGDMFLFHDNRPQCLAVLPDLIRVMAAKGLSFTTPSTWITRR, encoded by the coding sequence GTGAAGGCATGGACTCTCAAAAAACAGGCTCCTTGCCCTTCCCTTTTGCGGCGTATGGCGAAGGAGGTCACGGCTGCTGCGCTCCCGCGCAGCCTGTTCATGACCCGCGGGCCGCGAGGGAGCAGGGGCGTCTGCCTGACCTTCGACGACGGCCCCGACCCGGAGATCACGCCGCGGCTGCTCGACATCCTCGCCGAGGAGAGGGTGCATGCGACGTTCTTCCTCATCGGTGAGTCGGCCGAGCGCCATCCTGGGATCGTTCGTCGAATTGCCTCCGAAGGCCATGTCGTCGGCAACCACACGTACGAGCATAAAGATTGCAGGTCATCCACGGGTCATAAGTTTCTCGAAAGTGCCGTTCGCGCCAGGGCCATCCTGAGGGAACTCTCAGGGCAGCCCGTAGAGTTATTCCGGCCTCCTCACGGGAGACTCTCGGTTGCTTCACTCTTGGGGCTATGGCGGATAGGCCAGAGGATCGTGCTCTGGAACGTCGATTCCAAGGACTACTTGATCACCGACCCAGCCGAGATCCGGCAATCACTGGCAGAGCGGTCAAGGCGTGGCGGCGACATGTTCCTCTTCCACGACAATCGTCCTCAATGCCTGGCTGTCCTTCCGGATTTGATTCGAGTAATGGCGGCGAAGGGCCTCAGCTTCACGACGCCGTCTACATGGATAACCCGAAGATGA
- a CDS encoding glycosyltransferase codes for MKILVLTNLYPSPIRPFEAPFNQRRFQAMAAHHAVAIIAPIPWTDELKAGMCAAARPPADRHMRRDEICIGHPRYVFTPKILRRWYGHFYKYSVEAVFARTLANFRPDVVLGSWAYPDGWAAVELGHASGLPVAIMVHGSDILVHGRLRGCKERTLEGLHRADCIIAVSRNLARHLEESGIPSAKIRVVYNGIDLEQFRPGPRDEARRRLGLDKHGRIVLFVGNLLPVKGLDVLLDASRILRGRGLEFHLHLVGEGPLRRALSTRIKDEGLGGSVSIVGAKGHGELADWYRSADLTVLPSRSEGLPNVLRESLACGTPFVASNVGGVSEIGDDTCRILVPREDPRRLAEAIEQGLVRWASGRRPSALPRFSTWAESAEAMLRILETVRMKPPLSEVLEETPTS; via the coding sequence ATGAAAATACTCGTTCTGACTAACCTGTACCCGAGCCCTATCCGGCCTTTCGAGGCTCCGTTCAACCAGCGGCGATTCCAGGCTATGGCCGCGCATCATGCCGTGGCGATCATCGCCCCGATCCCCTGGACTGACGAGTTGAAGGCTGGGATGTGCGCTGCGGCGCGACCGCCCGCCGATAGGCACATGAGACGGGATGAAATTTGTATCGGCCATCCCCGATACGTGTTTACCCCCAAGATCTTGCGGCGATGGTACGGCCACTTTTATAAATACTCAGTTGAGGCGGTCTTCGCCAGGACGCTGGCGAACTTCCGGCCCGACGTGGTGCTGGGCTCGTGGGCTTACCCCGACGGCTGGGCGGCCGTCGAACTCGGCCATGCGTCGGGGCTCCCGGTGGCAATCATGGTCCACGGTTCGGACATCCTTGTCCACGGCCGGTTGCGGGGATGCAAGGAGCGGACCCTTGAAGGGTTGCACCGTGCCGACTGTATCATCGCGGTGAGTCGGAACTTGGCCCGTCATCTGGAGGAGTCGGGGATCCCTTCGGCAAAGATCAGGGTCGTGTACAACGGAATCGACCTTGAGCAATTCCGGCCCGGCCCCCGCGACGAAGCCCGCCGACGGCTTGGGTTGGACAAGCACGGACGAATCGTCCTCTTCGTCGGCAATCTGCTCCCCGTGAAGGGGCTCGACGTCCTACTCGACGCCTCTCGGATCCTGCGCGGGCGAGGGCTCGAATTCCACCTTCACTTGGTCGGCGAAGGGCCGCTGAGACGAGCGCTTTCGACCCGCATCAAAGACGAAGGGCTCGGCGGATCTGTCTCGATCGTGGGAGCGAAGGGCCATGGCGAACTCGCCGACTGGTATCGGTCAGCGGACTTGACGGTCCTTCCAAGTCGGTCCGAGGGATTGCCCAATGTGTTGCGAGAATCCCTGGCCTGCGGCACGCCGTTCGTGGCGAGCAACGTCGGCGGAGTTTCAGAGATCGGCGACGACACCTGCCGCATCCTCGTGCCCAGGGAAGATCCTCGGAGGCTCGCGGAGGCCATCGAGCAGGGCTTGGTCCGCTGGGCTTCGGGGCGAAGGCCCTCTGCGCTACCTCGGTTCTCGACGTGGGCGGAATCAGCAGAGGCGATGCTGCGTATCTTGGAGACAGTGCGGATGAAGCCACCCTTGTCGGAAGTCCTGGAGGAGACCCCAACATCGTGA
- a CDS encoding O-antigen ligase family protein yields the protein MQFAWFVSLTAILLLRPADIIPLLQGLPLYQVVILVCVALSFGGIFRQLRARSLLENPISFCIVGLLAAVFLSHLSHFRFMSAVESGDFFLRICLFYFLLVAVIDSPKKFRRYLVALNVLIVILVAVALLQYHGAISIPELEAYHQREVDDESGEELFFERLCGPGIFNDPNDLCLVLAFGVMISLHLRDTSPSRLTGLFGLSPTPLLIYALAMTHSRGGLLTLGAGLLGYYGSRLGLKRAMPVLVVAGTLVLPLLSGRQTDISLSGGTGHDRVGLWREGMALFWYNPIFGIGMNEYVEEVGLVAHNSFVHGFVELGFFGGTCFVTIFAFSLQSLSALRGDKNLPTHRHLDGARNLLTASLFAFGMGFMSLSRVYFVPTYLLFGLITSYFNIIRGRASYRPPGINQSTLRGYGKISLCVLFGFYIFIKLSPR from the coding sequence ATGCAATTCGCCTGGTTTGTGTCGCTCACCGCGATCCTGCTCCTCCGCCCGGCCGATATCATTCCGCTGCTCCAAGGCTTGCCGCTTTACCAGGTCGTGATCCTGGTCTGCGTCGCGCTCTCGTTCGGCGGCATCTTCAGGCAACTAAGGGCTCGGTCGCTGCTCGAGAATCCCATCAGCTTCTGCATAGTCGGCCTGCTGGCAGCGGTCTTCCTATCACACCTGAGCCATTTCAGGTTCATGTCGGCCGTCGAGTCCGGCGATTTCTTCCTCCGAATCTGCCTGTTCTACTTCCTACTGGTCGCGGTGATCGACTCTCCGAAAAAATTCCGCCGATACCTTGTGGCCCTGAATGTCCTGATTGTGATCCTCGTCGCCGTCGCTCTGCTCCAGTATCACGGGGCCATCAGCATTCCCGAGCTTGAAGCATACCATCAACGTGAGGTGGACGATGAATCAGGAGAAGAATTGTTCTTCGAGCGTTTGTGCGGGCCGGGCATCTTCAACGATCCAAACGACCTGTGCCTGGTCCTGGCCTTTGGCGTTATGATCAGTCTCCATCTCAGGGACACATCGCCATCAAGGCTCACCGGTTTGTTCGGCCTCTCTCCAACTCCGTTGCTGATATACGCACTGGCGATGACCCACTCACGCGGGGGACTTCTAACCCTAGGAGCAGGCCTGCTCGGCTACTACGGCAGCAGGCTAGGGTTGAAGCGGGCGATGCCGGTCCTCGTCGTTGCCGGCACGCTGGTCTTGCCCCTCCTCTCCGGAAGGCAAACCGACATCAGCCTCAGTGGTGGGACAGGGCACGACCGAGTCGGCCTTTGGCGAGAGGGGATGGCCCTGTTCTGGTATAATCCGATATTTGGAATAGGCATGAACGAATACGTGGAGGAGGTGGGCCTCGTCGCTCACAATTCGTTCGTCCACGGCTTCGTGGAACTCGGGTTTTTCGGTGGGACGTGTTTCGTGACAATCTTCGCCTTCTCATTGCAATCTTTGTCTGCACTTCGCGGCGACAAGAATTTGCCTACGCATCGTCATCTCGACGGGGCGCGGAACCTACTGACAGCAAGCCTTTTCGCATTTGGCATGGGTTTCATGTCACTCTCGCGGGTCTACTTCGTCCCGACGTATCTGCTCTTCGGCTTGATCACGTCCTATTTCAACATCATTCGTGGCAGAGCCAGTTACCGTCCGCCAGGCATTAACCAATCGACACTGCGTGGTTACGGCAAAATTAGCCTGTGCGTCCTTTTTGGGTTTTACATTTTCATAAAGTTAAGTCCAAGATGA
- a CDS encoding IS5 family transposase (programmed frameshift) codes for MKPLVTDSLWERLEPLLPPPPRRRARFPGRKPLWPRQVLTGILFVLNTDIAWDDLPAEPGCGCGKTCRRWHRAGVWLKLHATLLAELNGADRIDWGRALVDASFAKAPEGGEDTGPSPTDRGKSGSRHHLMTDARAYPLGATVTAANVNDVTQALPLAVGMVRVGGEPGPPRRRPERLQIDRGYDSGPLRRPLRWLGITPVLAERGTAHGSGLVVYRWFVERTLSWLHAFGRLRRRLDRRTEIQEAFLELAYVLICLRFLEV; via the exons ATGAAGCCGCTGGTGACCGACTCGCTGTGGGAACGCCTGGAGCCCTTGCTGCCGCCCCCGCCGCGGCGCCGCGCCCGCTTCCCGGGGCGCAAGCCCTTGTGGCCGCGGCAGGTCCTCACGGGCATCCTCTTCGTGCTCAATACGGACATCGCCTGGGACGACCTGCCCGCCGAGCCGGGTTGCGGCTGCGGCAAGACCTGCCGCCGCTGGCATCGTGCCGGCGTCTGGCTCAAGCTGCACGCGACGCTGCTCGCCGAGCTCAACGGCGCCGACCGGATCGACTGGGGCCGGGCGCTGGTCGACGCCTCCTTCGCCAAGGCGCCCGAAGGTGGCGAGGACACCGGCCCGAGCCCCACGGACCGCGGCAAATCGGGCAGCAGGCACCACCTGATGACCGACGCCCGGGCATACCCTCTCGG GGCCACGGTGACGGCGGCCAACGTCAACGACGTCACGCAGGCCTTGCCCCTGGCGGTCGGGATGGTGCGGGTCGGCGGCGAGCCGGGACCGCCGCGGCGGCGGCCGGAGCGGCTGCAGATCGACCGGGGCTATGATTCCGGTCCCCTGCGGCGGCCGTTGCGCTGGCTGGGGATCACGCCGGTGCTGGCCGAGCGCGGCACGGCCCACGGCAGCGGGTTGGTGGTGTACCGCTGGTTCGTCGAGCGGACGCTGTCCTGGCTGCACGCGTTCGGCCGGCTGCGGCGCCGGCTGGACCGGCGCACGGAGATACAGGAGGCATTCCTGGAGCTGGCCTACGTCCTCATCTGCCTCAGATTCCTGGAAGTCTGA